A part of Aegilops tauschii subsp. strangulata cultivar AL8/78 chromosome 2, Aet v6.0, whole genome shotgun sequence genomic DNA contains:
- the LOC109747227 gene encoding glutamate receptor 2.8, with protein sequence MANCLVLVQSPSSFFFPFVLLSAALVSYQVSMVATAQNALPAQARVGVILDLTTPVGRRRRTGIQMAVEDYYAAHPSSATRVALHFRDSAGDALRAASAAVDLIKDAQAQAIIGPPTSAEAEFVARIGDHARVPVISYSATSPTLTPVQTPFFVRTAANDSFQTAPVAAVLGAFSWRAAVVVYEDTPYGTGILPALSDALQGVGTKIMDRTAVPSDADDARLDAVLYHFMAMPTRVFVVHMLYPLAARLFRRAKKAGMMSQEYVWVATDGVGSFMDRLSPEDVDAMQGVVSLQPYVQLTDAAKNFSARLMARSRRENPADGGVADSTLMRLWSYDTAWAIAAAVETARVPSPAFQTPGGTTALTDLDRLGVSATGTALLKAVLATTFEGIAGKFKMVDGQLQLPAYEVVNIIGRGARTVGFWTPEFGITQDLNPNSAKALRQILWPGEPWSAPKGWTVSPNGRMLLVAVPAKNGFKQFVDVSQNSTTGEEKITGYCIDVFDEVMKNLPYPVSYRYVPQNVSLDSYDKLVDLVRDQKFDLVVGDVTVTASRMAEVDFTMPFTESGWSMVVAAQEDTGSNMWVFVRPLSTGLWLASLGFFCFTGFVVWVIEHRINPEFRGTPCQQFGLIFYFAFSTLTFSHREKLQSNLSRFIVIMWVFVVLILTSSYTASLTSMLTVQKLLPTVTDVRELRRNGHYIGYQEGSFIESSLQKMGFDQSRMRKYNSSKGYADALSRGSAKGGVAAVFDEIPYLKLFLSEYCKDYMMVGPIYKTVGLSFVFPKDSPMTGDVSRGILTLAEGEKMSKVEKAWFGEPDACLQQSSAEVAPSSGLRFKSFGGIFLLTGLASGLTLLVYLATFAIRERSGLRAAEATAGSGSGSVPLWKLRAWLQHYDTRDLRSPTFRTRHDEFNACDCANRTPTWNDESVRNGGMSPFSVRVNSEMNAASSLENTPASEAGNSLEQGVEGATTSAEMATSTVPQLHR encoded by the exons ATGGCAAATTGCCTGGTACTGGTGCAGTCTccctcctctttcttcttccccTTCGTTCTCCTGTCGGCTGCGCTGGTTTCGTACCAGGTGAGCATGGTGGCCACGGCGCAGAACGCGCTGCCCGCTCAGGCCCGCGTCGGTGTCATCCTGGATTTGACGACGCCGGTCGGGCGCAGGCGGCGGACCGGCATCCAGATGGCGGTGGAGGACTATTACGCCGCGCACCCCAGCTCGGCCACGAGGGTTGCGCTCCATTTCAGGGACTCCGCTGGCGACGCTCTTCGCGCCGCTTCTGCTG CGGTGGACCTGATCAAGGACGCGCAGGCGCAGGCGATCATTGGGCCTCCGACCTCTGCTGAGGCCGAGTTCGTGGCCCGCATCGGCGACCACGCCCGCGTCCCGGTCATCTCCTACTCCGCCACCTCCCCCACGTTGACCCCCGTGCAGACGCCTTTCTTCGTGCGCACGGCGGCCAACGACTCCTTCCAGACGGCGCCCGTCGCGGCCGTCCTCGGCGCCTTCAGTTGGCGCGCGGCGGTCGTCGTGTACGAGGACACGCCCTACGGGACCGGCATCCTCCCGGCGCTCTCCGACGCGCTCCAGGGCGTCGGCACCAAGATCATGGACCGCACGGCCGTGCCCAGTGACGCGGACGACGCCCGACTCGACGCCGTGCTGTACCACTTCATGGCGATGCCGACGCGCGTGTTCGTCGTGCACATGCTCTATCCTCTCGCCGCGCGGCTCTTCCGCCGCGCGAAGAAGGCTGGGATGATGTCCCAGGAGTACGTCTGGGTCGCCACGGACGGGGTCGGCAGCTTCATGGACAGGCTCAGCCCCGAGGACGTGGACGCGATGCAGGGCGTCGTCAGCCTCCAGCCTTACGTGCAGCTGACGGATGCCGCCAAGAACTTCTCGGCACGGCTGATGGCGAGGTCCCGGCGGGAGAATCCGGCAGATGGGGGTGTTGCCGACTCAACCTTGATGAGGCTATGGTCGTACGACACGGCATGGGCAATCGCTGCGGCGGTCGAGACGGCCCGCGTCCCCAGCCCGGCGTTCCAGACGCCTGGAGGGACCACGGCGCTGACGGACTTGGACCGGCTCGGCGTGTCGGCCACCGGAACAGCACTTCTCAAGGCGGTGCTCGCCACGACGTTCGAAGGTATAGCCGGCAAGTTCAAGATGGTAGACGGGCAGCTGCAGCTGCCGGCGTATGAGGTGGTGAACATCATCGGCAGAGGAGCCAGGACGGTCGGCTTCTGGACGCCGGAGTTCGGGATCACGCAAGATCTGAACCCCAACAGCGCCAAGGCGCTGAGACAAATCCTCTGGCCAGGCGAGCCATGGTCCGCTCCGAAAGGCTGGACCGTGTCACCGAATGGGCGGATGCTCCTGGTGGCCGTGCCGGCGAAGAACGGGTTCAAGCAGTTCGTGGACGTCTCCCAGAATTCCACAACCGGAGAGGAGAAGATCACAGGCTATTGCATCGACGTGTTCGATGAGGTCATGAAGAATCTCCCCTATCCTGTGAGCTACCGGTACGTGCCGCAGAATGTTAGCTTGGATTCTTATGACAAACTGGTGGACCTGGTACGCGATCAG AAATTCGACCTGGTCGTGGGAGACGTGACGGTCACCGCGAGCAGGATGGCCGAAGTGGACTTCACGATGCCATTCACCGAGTCGGGGTGGTCGATGGTCGTGGCGGCGCAGGAGGACACGGGCTCAAACATGTGGGTCTTCGTGCGGCCGCTAAGCACAGGCCTCTGGCTCGCCAGCCTCGGCTTCTTCTGCTTCACCGGCTTTGTCGTGTGGGTGATCGAGCACCGGATCAACCCCGAGTTTCGAGGCACGCCCTGCCAGCAGttcggcctcatcttctacttCGCCTTCTCGACTCTCACTTTCTCACACA GGGAGAAGCTGCAGAGCAATCTGTCGAGGTTCATCGTCATCATGTGGGTGTTTGTCGTCTTGATCCTGACGTCGAGCTACACGGCGAGCCTGACGTCGATGCTGACCGTCCAGAAGCTCCTGCCGACGGTGACCGACGTGAGGGAGCTCCGGAGAAACGGCCACTACATCGGGTACCAGGAGGGCAGCTTCATCGAATCCTCGCTCCAGAAAATGGGCTTCGACCAGAGCAGGATGAGGAAGTACAACTCGTCCAAGGGGTACGCAGACGCGCTATCCAGAGGCTCGGCGAAGGGCGGGGTCGCCGCGGTGTTCGACGAGATCCCGTACCTGAAGCTCTTCCTGTCGGAATACTGCAAGGACTACATGATGGTCGGGCCCATCTACAAGACTGTCGGCCTGTCATTT GTGTTCCCGAAGGATTCTCCAATGACGGGGGACGTGTCGCGGGGTATACTGACGCTGGCGGAAGGAGAGAAGATGTCCAAGGTCGAGAAGGCGTGGTTCGGGGAGCCGGATGCGTGCCTGCAACAGAGCAGCGCCGAGGTCGCCCCGTCGTCCGGCCTAAGATTCAAGAGCTTTGGGGGGATATTCCTCTTAACCGGCCTGGCCTCCGGCCTCACGCTGCTCGTCTACCTCGCCACCTTCGCCATCCGCGAGCGCAGCGGGCTCCGGGCAGCCGAGGCCACCGCCGGCTCCGGGTCCGGGAGCGTGCCGCTGTGGAAGCTGCGTGCGTGGCTGCAGCACTATGACACGAGGGACCTCCGGTCCCCCACCTTCAGGACGCGGCACGACGAGTTCAACGCCTGCGACTGCGCCAACCGGACGCCCACATGGAACGACGAGAGCGTGAGGAACGGCGGGATGAGTCCGTTCAGCGTGCGTGTCAACTCGGAGATGAATGCCGCTTCTTCTCTGGAGAACACGCCGGCGTCAGAGGCGGGCAACTCATTGGAGCAGGGGGTTGAGGGGGCAACGACCTCTGCGGAGATGGCCACGTCAACAGTGCCTCAACTGCACCGCTAG